A window of the Streptomyces griseochromogenes genome harbors these coding sequences:
- a CDS encoding PP2C family protein-serine/threonine phosphatase: protein MTGHYDHAAQPPAPTGTPPGYVPAPPPQPARAILQPPRPSTRAETPAPAAPPDGPRLVPDGGPAGRAVPQRIWCVDRDRMGLLAMSVWTERVAGRGEDAEPFVAHHMDSHQGLLAVFDGSGGAGAAPVWQAADRESRTGAWVGSRVARLATDVWFHDVAAEGEPATSETLHDYLQFFLGHAPQRRSKISGTMRRQLPTTLAAVHYRLVRTQGEAGLELTPLWAGDSRAYVLRPGTGLQVLTRDHTRESDALELLRSDPPMTNLVCADREFEIDGQRLAYPLPCVLLAATDGFFGYVHTPADFEALLLRTLHEAGTVDEWADRVRREVQAYTADDASLAVVALGYHGFTDLRDQFAVRLAEVTDRYVRTRPRGLDRPSPDAGGAVPVPAAAPEDPADLPARVRAWQDSTWHAYRAGYETHMPLAPEERA from the coding sequence CCTGCAGCCGCCGCGCCCGTCCACCCGCGCGGAGACCCCGGCCCCGGCCGCCCCACCGGACGGCCCGCGCCTCGTACCGGACGGCGGTCCGGCGGGCCGAGCGGTGCCGCAGCGGATCTGGTGTGTCGACCGGGACCGGATGGGACTGCTGGCGATGTCCGTGTGGACCGAGCGAGTGGCGGGCCGCGGCGAGGACGCGGAGCCGTTCGTCGCCCATCACATGGACAGCCACCAGGGCCTGCTCGCGGTCTTCGACGGATCGGGCGGCGCCGGCGCGGCGCCTGTGTGGCAGGCGGCCGACCGCGAGAGCCGCACCGGCGCCTGGGTGGGCTCTCGGGTGGCCCGGCTGGCCACGGACGTCTGGTTCCACGACGTCGCGGCGGAAGGCGAACCGGCCACGTCGGAGACGCTGCACGACTATCTCCAGTTCTTCCTCGGCCACGCCCCGCAGCGCCGCAGCAAGATCAGCGGCACCATGCGACGCCAGCTCCCCACCACTCTCGCCGCCGTGCACTACCGCCTGGTGCGTACGCAGGGCGAGGCGGGGCTGGAACTGACGCCGCTGTGGGCCGGTGACTCGCGCGCGTACGTCCTGCGTCCGGGAACCGGGCTGCAGGTGCTCACCCGCGACCACACCCGGGAGAGCGACGCCCTGGAGTTGCTGCGCTCGGACCCACCGATGACCAACCTGGTGTGCGCCGACCGGGAGTTCGAGATCGACGGCCAGCGGCTGGCGTATCCGCTCCCGTGTGTGCTGCTGGCCGCGACCGACGGGTTCTTCGGCTATGTGCACACCCCGGCCGACTTCGAGGCGTTGCTGCTGCGCACCCTGCACGAGGCCGGCACCGTCGACGAGTGGGCCGACCGGGTCCGCCGTGAGGTGCAGGCCTACACGGCAGACGACGCCTCCCTCGCCGTAGTGGCACTCGGCTACCACGGCTTCACGGACCTGCGGGACCAGTTCGCGGTCCGGCTGGCCGAGGTGACCGACCGCTATGTGCGCACCCGGCCGCGCGGTCTGGACCGCCCGTCCCCGGACGCCGGCGGGGCGGTACCCGTCCCGGCAGCCGCGCCGGAGGATCCCGCGGATCTGCCGGCCCGGGTCCGCGCCTGGCAGGACAGCACCTGGCACGCCTACCGCGCCGGCTACGAGACCCACATGCCCCTGGCACCCGAGGAGCGCGCATGA
- a CDS encoding protein kinase domain-containing protein has protein sequence MKQGDVIGGYRIISEPTNANGGKCIWAFAEKGGSQYFVKRFLEPKRPRDDATDSPSLRIRRQLAREFEDRHRTIMERLRPDARGGGNLVLATDFFHEGSTYYKVTERIDTSSLEKPQSLEPRHKMVLLKTLGNSLKQLHDIDIVHGDLKPLNVLVQKRDGAAFHTAKLIDFDDSYVSGKPPEPDDIAGDSVYGAPEWRRYMQRDGSAGPEHLTCAVDVFALGLMTHLYLTGELPHHDGRYGSPADAVNAGVPLDLDTRLSDEMLGLLRAMTARAPGSRPRIATFLKALSDPKVCTLQHRRPGTAKGDSKSPAGKPASAPKPAKPSGTGPRASRIKANLSSAPRPRAGTPPPEPPRPAPADDTPAPPATPPAAEAPAERSSRVRINLGDRRPPRGSS, from the coding sequence ATGAAGCAGGGCGATGTCATCGGGGGCTACCGCATCATCAGCGAGCCCACGAACGCCAACGGCGGCAAATGCATATGGGCGTTCGCGGAAAAGGGCGGCAGCCAGTACTTCGTCAAGCGGTTCCTGGAGCCCAAGCGGCCACGCGACGACGCGACCGACTCGCCGAGCCTGCGGATCCGGCGGCAGCTGGCCCGCGAGTTCGAGGACCGCCACCGTACGATCATGGAGCGGCTGCGCCCGGACGCGCGCGGCGGCGGCAATCTGGTGCTGGCCACCGACTTCTTCCACGAGGGCAGCACGTATTACAAGGTCACCGAACGGATCGACACCTCCAGTCTGGAGAAGCCGCAGAGCCTGGAGCCCCGCCACAAGATGGTGCTGCTCAAGACCCTCGGCAACAGCCTGAAGCAGCTGCACGACATCGACATCGTGCACGGCGACCTCAAACCGCTGAACGTGCTGGTGCAGAAGCGGGACGGCGCTGCCTTCCACACGGCGAAGCTGATCGACTTCGACGACTCCTACGTCTCCGGCAAGCCGCCGGAGCCCGATGACATCGCGGGCGACTCGGTGTACGGCGCGCCGGAGTGGCGTCGCTACATGCAGCGTGACGGCTCGGCCGGCCCGGAGCACCTGACCTGCGCAGTGGACGTGTTCGCGCTCGGACTGATGACCCATCTGTACCTGACGGGCGAACTGCCGCACCACGACGGGAGATACGGTTCCCCGGCCGACGCCGTCAACGCGGGAGTGCCCCTCGACCTGGACACGCGGCTGTCGGACGAGATGCTCGGCCTGCTGCGTGCCATGACCGCCCGCGCCCCGGGCAGCCGTCCGCGGATCGCGACGTTCCTCAAGGCACTGTCCGACCCGAAAGTGTGCACTTTGCAGCATCGGCGCCCGGGAACGGCAAAGGGCGATTCCAAGTCGCCGGCGGGGAAGCCCGCTTCCGCCCCGAAACCCGCGAAGCCGTCCGGCACCGGACCGCGCGCCAGCCGGATCAAGGCCAACCTCTCGTCGGCGCCGCGCCCACGTGCCGGCACGCCCCCGCCGGAGCCGCCACGCCCGGCTCCCGCGGACGACACACCCGCACCCCCCGCGACACCTCCGGCCGCCGAGGCCCCCGCGGAACGCTCGTCCCGCGTCCGCATCAACCTCGGCGACCGGCGCCCGCCCCGCGGCTCGTCATGA
- a CDS encoding vWA domain-containing protein: MSNIEQYQGNLQYAVDIVLCVDATGSMFPVLDNVKSSALQFHDRLNDVMAKKGKAISQLRLKVIAFRDFGDDPSSAIQQTGFLQLPEQAKDFQEFVRGIDASGGGDIPESGLEALALAINAPWEQGLDRRRHVIVMFTDAPAHPLGTHASAQSYPAGIPRSLDELFEQWGYARSQTSVMEQSAKRLVLFAPEQAPWSDPIAEEWDLTLHFASKAGEGLEEFEMDEIIETIANSL; encoded by the coding sequence ATGAGCAACATCGAGCAGTACCAGGGGAATCTGCAGTACGCCGTGGACATCGTGCTGTGCGTCGACGCGACGGGCAGCATGTTCCCCGTCCTCGACAACGTGAAGTCGAGCGCGCTGCAGTTCCACGACCGGCTCAACGACGTGATGGCGAAGAAGGGAAAGGCGATCAGCCAGCTGCGTCTGAAGGTGATCGCCTTCCGTGACTTCGGCGACGATCCGTCGAGCGCCATCCAGCAGACGGGGTTCCTCCAGCTGCCCGAACAGGCCAAGGACTTCCAGGAGTTCGTGCGCGGGATCGACGCCTCCGGTGGCGGCGACATTCCCGAATCGGGTCTGGAGGCGCTCGCGCTGGCCATCAATGCGCCCTGGGAGCAGGGTCTGGACCGCAGGCGCCATGTCATCGTGATGTTCACCGATGCGCCGGCCCACCCGCTGGGCACGCATGCCTCCGCCCAGTCGTATCCGGCGGGCATCCCGCGCAGCCTGGACGAGCTGTTCGAGCAGTGGGGGTATGCCCGCAGCCAGACCTCGGTGATGGAGCAGTCGGCGAAGCGGCTGGTGCTGTTCGCGCCCGAACAGGCGCCCTGGTCGGATCCGATCGCCGAGGAGTGGGACCTCACTCTGCACTTCGCCTCCAAAGCCGGTGAGGGGCTGGAGGAGTTCGAGATGGACGAGATCATCGAGACGATCGCGAACAGTCTGTGA
- a CDS encoding YigZ family protein — protein sequence MQDEYRTVARAGVHETEINRSRFLCALAPAATEQEAQEFIAAVRKEHADATHNCWAYVIGADAAVQKASDDGEPGGTAGVPMLQMLLRRDMRYVVAVVTRYYGGIKLGAGGLIRAYGGAVGEALDALGTLTRRRFRLATVTVDHQRAGKVHNDLRSTGREVRDVRYGEAVTIEIGLPDADVNAFRAWLADATAGAAGFELGGEAYGDA from the coding sequence ATGCAGGACGAGTACCGCACAGTCGCCCGCGCGGGCGTGCACGAGACCGAGATCAACCGCTCCCGCTTCCTGTGCGCCCTCGCCCCGGCGGCCACCGAGCAGGAGGCCCAGGAGTTCATCGCGGCCGTCCGCAAGGAGCACGCCGACGCCACGCACAACTGCTGGGCGTACGTCATCGGCGCCGACGCGGCCGTGCAGAAGGCCAGCGACGACGGCGAACCCGGCGGTACGGCGGGCGTCCCGATGCTCCAGATGCTGCTGCGCCGCGACATGCGGTACGTCGTCGCCGTCGTCACCCGCTACTACGGCGGGATCAAGCTCGGCGCGGGCGGGCTCATCCGGGCCTACGGCGGAGCGGTCGGCGAAGCCCTGGACGCACTTGGCACGCTCACCCGGCGCCGGTTCCGGCTGGCCACGGTGACCGTCGACCACCAGCGCGCGGGCAAGGTCCACAACGATCTGCGCTCCACCGGGCGGGAGGTCCGCGACGTGCGCTACGGCGAGGCCGTCACCATCGAGATCGGTCTGCCGGACGCCGACGTGAACGCCTTCCGCGCCTGGCTCGCCGATGCGACGGCGGGCGCGGCCGGGTTCGAACTGGGCGGGGAGGCGTACGGGGACGCCTGA
- a CDS encoding SixA phosphatase family protein, whose product MIERAGTGPLRRLVVLRHAKSAWPEGVEDHRRPLAPRGLRDAPAAGRALAEADCLPDLALCSTAVRARRTWELASGQWGTPPPVRYDRRLYAADVPDLLEVVREAPREVETLLLVGHNPGLEELVVELAGDALDDALDEVRVKFPTSAIAVLAWRGTGWPALAPGTALLTSFTVPRGKKDGDQDQE is encoded by the coding sequence ATGATCGAGCGTGCGGGCACGGGCCCGCTGCGCCGGCTGGTCGTGCTGCGGCACGCCAAGTCCGCCTGGCCCGAGGGTGTCGAGGATCACCGGCGTCCGCTGGCGCCGCGCGGTCTGCGGGACGCCCCGGCCGCCGGCCGGGCCCTCGCGGAGGCCGACTGCCTGCCCGACCTCGCCCTGTGCTCCACCGCCGTGCGCGCCCGCCGCACCTGGGAGCTGGCCTCCGGCCAGTGGGGCACACCGCCGCCGGTGCGTTACGACCGGAGGCTGTACGCGGCCGATGTACCGGACCTGCTGGAGGTCGTGCGCGAGGCGCCGCGCGAGGTGGAGACGCTGCTGCTCGTCGGGCACAACCCGGGGCTCGAGGAACTGGTCGTGGAGCTGGCCGGGGACGCGCTGGACGACGCGCTCGACGAGGTGCGGGTGAAGTTCCCGACCTCCGCGATCGCCGTGCTGGCCTGGCGCGGCACCGGCTGGCCGGCCCTCGCTCCGGGCACGGCCCTGCTGACGTCGTTCACCGTGCCGCGCGGGAAGAAGGACGGCGACCAGGACCAGGAGTAG
- a CDS encoding CoA-binding protein yields MYDDEATIRRILNELGDTWAVVGLSANSRRAAYGVAQVLQQYGKRIVPVHPRAETVHGERGYASLADVPFDVDVVDVFVNSALAGSVADAAVAKGAQAVWFQLGVVDAAACARTRAAGLDMVMDRCPAIEIPLLT; encoded by the coding sequence GTGTACGACGACGAAGCCACGATCCGCAGGATCCTGAACGAGCTGGGCGACACGTGGGCCGTGGTCGGCCTGTCCGCCAACAGCCGGCGGGCCGCGTACGGCGTGGCGCAGGTGCTGCAGCAGTACGGCAAGCGGATCGTGCCGGTGCACCCCAGGGCGGAGACAGTACACGGCGAGCGGGGCTACGCGTCCCTCGCGGACGTCCCCTTCGACGTCGACGTGGTGGACGTCTTCGTCAACAGCGCGCTGGCGGGCTCGGTGGCCGACGCGGCCGTGGCGAAGGGCGCGCAGGCGGTCTGGTTCCAGCTCGGAGTCGTGGACGCGGCCGCCTGCGCACGGACCCGGGCGGCGGGCCTGGACATGGTCATGGACCGGTGCCCGGCGATCGAAATTCCCCTCTTGACCTAG
- a CDS encoding APC family permease: MAKVDQAAPVATSDTGGLRRDVGLIGLMWASVGSIIGSGWLYGAEKAVVVAGPAAIISWVIGAVAIVLLALVHAELGGMFPVAGGTARYPHYAFGGLAGMSFGWFAWLQAATVAPIEVEAMIGYAGHWKWAQGLQHADGTLTVSGIVTAVVLMAVFVGVNFFGVRALAHTNSAATWWKIAVPLGAIFIIAATNFHGSNFTSEGFAPFGAKGILGAISSSGIIFALLGFEQAIQLAGESRNPKRDLPRATLGSVAIGAVIYILLQVVFIGALPHASFAHGWAKLDFVGISGPWAGLATLVGLGWLGWVLYVDAIISPAGTGLIYTTATSRVSYGLAKNGYAPKAFSKTDKRGVPWFGLIMSFVTGVVCFLPFPSWQELVGFITSASVLMYAGAPLAYGVFADRLPNFERPYRLPFGKLISPLSFVVANLIIYWAGWNTLWRLGFAILLGYLLLGSYAWWANATNKPDAPRMDFKAAQWLPAYLLGIGLISWQGGFGDGSQGNIPLWWDILVVAAFSLGIYYWAKAVASKPEAIERSIEEVVVTDAPAH, encoded by the coding sequence ATGGCGAAAGTCGACCAGGCTGCACCGGTAGCCACGAGCGATACCGGTGGCCTGCGCCGCGATGTCGGACTCATCGGTCTGATGTGGGCCTCGGTGGGCTCCATCATCGGCTCCGGATGGCTGTACGGCGCCGAGAAGGCGGTCGTCGTGGCCGGCCCCGCGGCGATCATCTCGTGGGTGATCGGCGCCGTAGCCATCGTCCTGCTGGCGCTCGTGCACGCCGAGCTCGGCGGCATGTTCCCGGTGGCGGGCGGTACGGCCCGGTACCCGCACTACGCGTTCGGCGGCCTCGCCGGTATGTCCTTCGGCTGGTTCGCCTGGCTGCAGGCGGCCACCGTGGCCCCGATCGAGGTCGAGGCCATGATCGGCTACGCCGGTCACTGGAAGTGGGCCCAGGGTCTGCAGCACGCCGACGGAACGCTGACCGTCAGCGGAATCGTTACCGCCGTCGTCCTCATGGCCGTCTTCGTCGGTGTCAACTTCTTCGGTGTCCGGGCCCTCGCCCACACCAACAGCGCCGCCACGTGGTGGAAGATCGCCGTCCCGCTCGGTGCGATCTTCATCATCGCCGCGACCAACTTCCACGGAAGCAACTTCACCTCGGAGGGCTTCGCCCCGTTCGGCGCCAAGGGCATCCTCGGTGCCATCAGCTCCAGCGGCATCATCTTCGCGCTGCTCGGCTTCGAGCAGGCCATCCAGCTGGCGGGCGAGAGCCGCAACCCCAAGCGTGACCTGCCGCGGGCGACCCTCGGCTCGGTCGCGATCGGCGCCGTGATCTACATCCTGCTGCAGGTCGTGTTCATCGGCGCGCTGCCCCACGCCTCCTTCGCGCACGGCTGGGCCAAGCTCGACTTCGTGGGCATCAGCGGTCCCTGGGCGGGCCTGGCGACCCTGGTCGGCCTGGGCTGGCTGGGCTGGGTGCTCTACGTGGACGCGATCATCTCCCCCGCCGGCACCGGCCTGATCTACACCACCGCCACCTCCCGCGTCTCCTACGGTCTGGCCAAGAACGGCTACGCGCCGAAGGCGTTCTCCAAGACCGACAAGCGCGGTGTGCCGTGGTTCGGTCTGATCATGTCCTTCGTCACCGGTGTGGTCTGCTTCCTTCCGTTCCCGAGCTGGCAGGAGCTGGTCGGCTTCATCACCTCGGCGAGTGTCCTGATGTACGCGGGCGCGCCGCTGGCCTACGGTGTCTTCGCCGACCGTCTGCCGAACTTCGAGCGCCCCTACCGACTGCCTTTCGGCAAGCTCATCTCCCCGCTGTCCTTCGTGGTCGCCAACCTGATCATCTACTGGGCCGGCTGGAACACCCTGTGGCGGCTGGGCTTCGCCATCCTGCTCGGCTACCTGCTGCTCGGCTCCTACGCCTGGTGGGCCAACGCCACGAACAAGCCCGACGCGCCCCGGATGGACTTCAAGGCGGCGCAGTGGCTGCCCGCCTACCTGCTGGGCATCGGCCTGATCTCCTGGCAGGGCGGCTTCGGTGACGGCAGCCAGGGCAACATCCCGCTGTGGTGGGACATCCTCGTCGTCGCGGCCTTCTCCCTCGGCATCTACTACTGGGCCAAGGCCGTCGCGTCGAAGCCCGAGGCGATCGAGCGCAGCATCGAGGAGGTCGTGGTCACCGACGCCCCGGCGCACTGA
- a CDS encoding YbaK/EbsC family protein, with protein MRAPIGDFDAATPAPDCLDELTAPVAEAVRQWQGSVPADRIVYVDTDPRWADTAVFVEHYGRDLLEQSANCVVVAGKRGGGTTLAACLVLSTTRVDVNGVVRRQLGARKASFAAMDTATGETGMEYGGITPVGLPAGWPVLVDAAVADLPYVLVGSGRRRGKLLVPGKALAELPGAVVLEGLGVG; from the coding sequence ATGCGCGCACCCATCGGAGACTTCGACGCCGCCACCCCCGCCCCGGACTGCCTGGACGAGCTGACCGCTCCGGTCGCCGAGGCCGTGCGCCAGTGGCAGGGCAGCGTTCCCGCCGACCGGATCGTCTACGTCGACACCGACCCGCGCTGGGCCGACACGGCCGTCTTCGTGGAGCACTATGGCCGCGACCTGCTCGAACAGTCGGCGAACTGCGTGGTGGTCGCGGGCAAGCGGGGCGGCGGGACCACGCTCGCGGCGTGCCTGGTGCTCTCCACCACCCGGGTCGACGTCAACGGCGTGGTGCGCCGCCAACTCGGCGCCCGCAAGGCCTCGTTCGCCGCCATGGACACCGCGACCGGCGAGACCGGCATGGAGTACGGCGGCATCACCCCGGTCGGGCTGCCGGCCGGCTGGCCGGTGCTGGTGGACGCGGCCGTGGCCGACCTGCCCTACGTCCTGGTCGGCAGCGGACGCCGGCGCGGCAAGCTGCTGGTGCCGGGCAAGGCGCTCGCGGAACTGCCCGGAGCGGTGGTGCTGGAGGGGCTCGGGGTCGGTTAG
- a CDS encoding helix-turn-helix domain-containing protein, with amino-acid sequence MSDLDLLTQSLARNVKRWRTERGFTLDALAARAGVSRGMLIQIEQARTNPSIGTVVKIGDALGISITTLLDYEQGPKVRVVPADQAVRLWHTEAGSYNRLLAGTEAPGPLEMWDWRLMPGDRSPSDPHPTGTVELVHVTTGELTLTVDGVPHVVPAGASATFEADTPHTYGNEGDVPLDMVMAVSVPPVR; translated from the coding sequence GTGTCGGACCTCGACCTGCTGACCCAGTCCCTGGCGCGGAACGTCAAACGCTGGCGGACCGAGCGCGGCTTCACCCTGGACGCGCTGGCCGCCCGCGCGGGAGTCAGTCGTGGCATGCTCATCCAGATCGAGCAGGCCCGCACCAACCCCAGCATCGGCACCGTGGTCAAGATCGGCGACGCGCTGGGCATCAGCATCACCACGCTGCTCGACTACGAACAGGGACCCAAGGTCCGCGTCGTCCCCGCCGACCAGGCCGTACGGTTGTGGCACACGGAGGCGGGAAGCTACAACCGGCTCCTGGCGGGCACCGAGGCCCCCGGGCCGCTGGAGATGTGGGACTGGCGCCTGATGCCCGGCGACCGCAGCCCGTCCGACCCGCATCCGACCGGCACAGTGGAACTCGTCCATGTCACCACGGGCGAACTCACCCTCACCGTGGACGGTGTCCCGCACGTCGTCCCGGCGGGAGCGAGCGCCACCTTCGAGGCCGACACCCCGCACACCTACGGCAACGAAGGGGACGTCCCCTTGGACATGGTGATGGCGGTTTCGGTCCCGCCCGTGCGCTGA